In Antennarius striatus isolate MH-2024 chromosome 10, ASM4005453v1, whole genome shotgun sequence, one DNA window encodes the following:
- the cab39l1 gene encoding calcium binding protein 39, like 1: MPFHFGKTQKNPAEIVKSLKENVAHMEKLDASDSKKCEKVAEEASKNLASLKEILSGTGDKEPQTEAVAQLAQELYNTNLLIALIANLQRIDFEGKKDVVHLFSNIVRRQIGARTPTVEYISTHPEILFMLLKGYETADVALNCGMMLRECLRHEPLARMVLFSEDFYCFFRYVELSTFDIASDAFASFKDLLTRHKIMCAEFLENNYDKVFTEYEKLLHSENYVTKRQSLKLLGELLLDRHNFTVMTKYISRAENLKLMMNMLRDKSRNIQFEAFHVFKVFVANPNKTQPVLDILLKNQARLLDFLGHFQTERAEDEQFCDEKNYLMKQIRELKRPPAPEVQEA; encoded by the exons ATGCCTTTTCATTTTGGAAAGACTCAGAAGAATCCAGCTGAGATTGTGAAGAGTTTGAAGGAGAATGTGGCACACATGGAAAAGCTGGATGCCAGCGACAGCAAAAAGTGTGAGAAG GTTGCAGAGGAGGCATCCAAAAATCTGGCTTCACTGAAGGAGATTCTTAGTGGAACAGGTGACAAGGAGCCTCAAACGGAAGCAGTGGCTCAGCTTGCACAAGAACTGTACAACACCAACCTCCTCATTGCGCTCATTGCAAATCTACAGAGGATTGATTTTGag GGTAAAAAAGATGTGGTTCATCTGTTCAGTAATATTGTCAGACGTCAGATTGGTGCCCGTACACCTACAGTAGAATATATCTCCACGCATCCAGAAATCCTCTTCATGCTTCTCAAAGG GTATGAGACAGCAGACGTGGCTCTGAACTGTGGAATGATGCTGAGAGAGTGCCTGCGCCACGAGCCTTTAGCACGGATGGTCCTGTTCTCTGAAGATTTCTACTGCTTCTTCCGTTATGTAGAGCTGTCAACTTTTGACATAGCCTCTGATGCATTTGCCTCATTCAAG GATCTGCTTACAAGACACAAAATAATGTGTGCAGAATTCCTTGAAAACAATTATGACAAG GTGTTTACGGAATACGAGAAGCTCCTGCATTCTGAAAACTACGTCACCAAGCGACAATCTTTGAAG CTCCTTGGGGAACTTCTTTTGGATAGACACAACTTCACTGTCATGACAAAGTACATCAGTCGGGCAGAGAACTTGAAGCTGATGATGAACATGCTGAGAGACAAAAGCCGAAACATCCAGTTTGAAGCATTCCACGTCTTTAAG GTATTTGTCGCGAACCCCAACAAGACTCAGCCCGTGCTGGACATCCTGCTGAAGAACCAGGCCCGCCTCCTGGATTTCCTGGGCCACTTCCAGACTGAGCGAGCAGAAGACGAGCAGTTCTGTGACGAGAAGAACTATCTGATGAAGCAGATCCGGGAACTGAAGCGGCCCCCGGCGCCTGAAGTGCAggaagcctga